DNA from Phragmites australis chromosome 16, lpPhrAust1.1, whole genome shotgun sequence:
GACATCACTTTGCCCTGTGATGTATATTTTGGCCAgtggtggcttggatgtatgATCGAGGCTTGTTCCTCATTTGCTATGATTTTAATATTGCTAATGTGATGTTTTATAAACTGTTATATGTCTCTTATGTGTTATGGCCAGTTAACCTCAAGGTTCAGGGGAGGTGCTACCaaattgttttcttttgacAGCACTGTAGGTTGGTTTGAGTGACATTCCAGACTTGTGGTAGTCCACAGGGTGTTACAATTCTTGTACCATCAGGAAATTGTTAGAGCACCAGTCCTCCTTGGGTTATCGTACgttaaaagaaagaagaaattcATGTGTACAACAATTCATCCTTTGAGGCTGTGATCATAACTTGCTAGAGACATGTGCTAATTACAAATCACGGACCGCGTTCTGTACTTCATAATATTGTGCAGTACTGACAACTGGCAACGAAAGGTTGAAATGTGGTTATAGATCAGATGATTGCTAGTTCTATATAAGAAATCCAAAATGTCCAATCTCTCTCTATTTGCCGCCCCCTTATCTCTCTCTATGTGTGCCTGCCATGTAGGTCCCACCAAACTGGCCCTGCCATGTCCACCGTGGATGACACACCGAAACCGCTCGCAGTCCACATCCTTGCGAACGTGGTCCACAAAACAATGCTGCTCGTTGACTGTTAACTATGGGTTCCAAATGTCAGTGTCTCAACCATTGTTGATGTTGTGATAATTTCCTTGATCTTCAACTTTAACTCAAAGGTGGCTATGAAACTCTCCAATATGAGTGAGTGTTTCCCCTAGAGCTTCAACAACATCTAATGGCCAGCCAACCCCCAAATTTAGCCATTGGACTGAATCAATCGAAATCCCTACTCACCGTATTATGCGATCACCACAGTGTCCAATGGTTAGAAAGTCACCGCATCATGCAATCACCATAGTGTCCAACAGTTAGAAAGTCACCGCATCATGCAATCACCACAATGTCCAATGGTTAGAAAATCACCGCATCATGTGGTGACCTTCTTGTTTGAAGCCTGACACCGCTAAAGATGAAGTACTCTGCACCGTCCCATGGTCGCCACATGATGAGGTGAATTAATCTAAGATCTCCTTgccttgcaacctctctacaactaACATATGATGCACCGTCCTATAAATCATTGTATAATATGGTGCCACCGCATCATGCGGTGACTTCATCTCTGAAGCCTGGAAATCCTTCGACACTAGCTGCTCATGATACGATGACCTCACCATATCATGCGGTGACGTGACCACATCATGCGGTGACTAGATTCCTAGGGGTACTTATTCAATTCAAACTATCTCAAGTCCCGATCTTCGTAGCTTCACTTCGTTGATTTCTTGGGTTTTCATTCTGGTCCATTAAAACTAGCTTAAAAACACTAGATCAAGCCACTAAATCTAAACCTCTTCTCACAATATGACCAAAGAAAATAACACAAGTGATGCTCTCAACACCATAATCGCTTTGCTAAATAATAGGTCCTCGAAGCTCTTTTTTTGACATTGATAATCATCCTCTTGAAGTGTTGAACCCCAAGTtcatcacatagcatccgtAAGACTAAATCTTGCATACTAGCAAACAATGTTAATCCCATTAACTATATTgatattaatcaccaaaatcacattgaCCCAATGCTAAGCCCATTGATCTTTCAATAGAGTGCCACCGTCTAGTTGTTGTCCTCCTCCTTGTTGGAGGACAATGCAGGTGACGACCAGTGGGAATGGCAAGGAAGATACCATGGCATAGATTGTGCAAGAGATTGATGAGGGAAGTGAGCGAGTCTGTGTAAACCCTAACTGGTGGGTGCAAATATAAACTGCGCGAAGCACCACACTTTGGCTTCTAGACTCATCATATTCCATATGGTCTTTACCTCAAAATCTTCTATGATGATGAAAATACTGTAGATGGCTCCTATGGAGCATTGTCTAAAAATATATCACATACGGTTCAACTTGTATTAAGAATCGTTGCAGACAGCTTCTGATATGAGCCATCTGGGATAATATCATTGAAGATTAGGGTAACGGTCTCGATGTGCTTCTATCTGAAACGGGCACCCCCTAAGTTACTAGCAGATAGTTCTACGTACAACCATCTGTAATATGTCTATCACAGTCGGGTTATGTGTTAACTGTATGTCATATCCCATCATCTTTGTGTTGTCCTATAATAGTGTGACATCATATAATATTTGAAGCTTGTAGGCTAGAGAATACGAACTTGTAGGTGGTTTTTAACAAACCCCAAAGTTGTACCTGGGTTTCTGCAATTTTCCCCCAAAAAACATAAGAAATGAACTAGGCTACAGCGAGACATAGGCATAGGCCATTTTGCACTGCCTTGTTTTTTTGTCAATCGCAAGGTTAGGTTCCCTACAGCCTCGCATCCTTTCCTAGCATTCCATTAACCAGCTGGCACAGATAAATCTCTGTCCAACCAAATGACTTAATACAAAAACTGAGGCATTGTCAACCCACATTTGGTTGCCTTGCCCGAACCCAGCACCATATTTAGCTAAAACATGTGCAACACTATTACATTTTCTGAAACTGGAAGATAACTGAACTTCATCTTCGACCAAACGGGAAAGACTTTCAGCTTCTCTAACCAGGGTGCCAACCCTCACAAAATCAAGAGCATTGCTTTTTAAAGCATTGATCATATTACATGAATCTGACTCCAGAACTGTCCTCCCAATCCTCAAACTATGGAATAAGTTGATATAAACGCCTCAGCTTACACACGCTTGTCGCGCACCGACACAAATGGCAATTAGCTTGCCGGCAGCACCAGCCTTGAACTCGCCATGTCTATCTCTGATGACAACTACCCAGCCTTTGAAAAGGAATTAATcggtattatatatattatgaatGTATGTTTGCAGATGCGCATAGCTCAGAGCTGGTCACATTGCGTCGGCGCGAAGGAGAACTTTCTGTTGCCCACATCGTAGAGCACGTGCATGTTCTGCTGCTGGACGTTGCCGATGACGGACGGGGCGAAGCTGTCCGGCGTCTGGACCACTGCCAGGCACATCAGCTCCGGACTTGGCTCCTGGAAGAAGTTGTCCCGCGGGAGCACCATCTCCGCGCCGCCGTCGAAGTGTAGACGGAGCGGCGGCGTCTGCACCTTGTCCATGGACACGCCACGCGGTAACGCGAAGCACAGCTGGTACTCCTCGACGGTCCGGTTCGCCACCGGCAGCTTCACCGTTTCCAGCACGGCCTTCTTCAGTTCCTTGAAGGCTGGCTCCACGAGGTTCGCCATCGTGGTCCCCGAGTCGACGACCGTGCCGCCGGTGCCGTCGGGCTTCAATGCGAGGCTGGCCGCCGGCACGTCAAGCCGCTTGGTCCCAAGCGAGAGCCCTACCAATGGCACGTAGTAATAGATGTCTTCCACTGGGTTCCTCAGTATGGAGATAGTTTGGATTGGCCCCGCAGTCTTGTACTTGCTCAGGTCGGCCTTTGCACCGAACATGAGCGGGCTAGTCTTGCGTTCGGCGAAAGGAGTGAAGCAGTAGGAGAACCTTGGTATGGACAGCTGCGTTATCAGAGACAAGGGGCTCGGAGAGAGGCCCATAATGCCGGAGGCGCCGGCTATGCTCCCGCTGGAAAGCTTGCCGCAGCCAAAGGCGAGGGCGGAGAGGGAGACATTGCGGTGCACGCCGAAGGTGAAGGTCTCGGACGCGAGGACGCCGCTCGCCTTCACGTTGCTGCCATAGTCGTTCTCGTACAGGCACTTATTATTGGTACAGCTCTTGTTGGTGAACACGGCCTCCTGGCACTGCTTGCTGCTGCAGGGGAGCAGGGAGAAAGAGGAGGACTTGCCCGGGTCGTAGAGTGGCTCAAGCTGCCTCGCCATGGGGCTCAACAGCTTGCACTGCGTCCAGGTGAGGCCGCTGCCTATGTCGATGATGAGCTTGCTCGGCTGCGGCGGCGTGCCGATGCCCACGGTCAGCCAGTGGCCCTGGTCGGCGTACGGGGAGATGGTCACGTCGGCCGCAGAGATGTCTCCGCTTTTGCCGAGAACCTTTCCGAGCCTCGCTGTCTGCCTCGCCACCCTGGCCTTGCTCGCGAGCGCGGCGCGGCGCCAGATCTCGTGCCTGGTATACGAGCTGCCGCCGAAGGGGTGGCCAAGGTCGTTGCCGAAGTTGAAATGAAACATGGCACGGGCAGCCGTCACGACGACGGCGAGGCAGAGAAGCCGGAGGAGATGAAGATGTCGAGCCATGCGTTGGGGACTTGGGATCTCACTTGATGTTCAGACTTTCACGGCGTGGTTGGTGTTCATATAAATAGTTGCCTTTTCTTAAAAAGTGCAAATATGATTGCAAGATTATTATAGCCGCACAATGCCTAGTCAATAACCTAAATAATTATTATAGCTTCGTGCCGAAATAGAAATTACCTCTTTCCTTCGTTTGGATTAACAGAGATCCACACGGCCAACCACATGCCCATGTTTCCGGAATTAGTGGTTGCCTAGCACAGGCACCTCGCACGCATACATACCCTTAGTATAGTGATCCAAATGCACTATCCTCACATgacatttttttcttcaatgcatgTCGATCTTGAGGAGTTTAGCCATGATAGAtggattaaaaaaaacaaacccACGGGAAATTCTAAAACATCCGGTATGTCTcggaataagaaaaaaaaaagttttttttaaaaaaggttcCCATGTGTTGGCAGAATCGGCAAAACCTCCTCCACAAGTATGTCGTGTGTTTACCCTTAAAAAAAGTCTTTCCGTGCAGTAATTTGTGCCGCTACTTGGAGGCTAGGATACCCCGGGGCCGGTCCTGAGATATCCGAGGCCTCGGGGTGCAAAACAAAATAGAGGCCCTCCATTGAATGAAAACAAAGTATTTTTTGAATAACTAAAAAtaaagtattatttttttaataaagtattattttttgtgaagaaagtatttatcggtgatatgggaaccaggggtcctcgagttCTGAGGTTagaacagcagaatgccacgtgacgccttctctcggggactatctccccgaggcccgagaagacccagttccgggaggggtgctcagaGCCATgaacggtggtccccgagtacccgagttccctgaggacccgagaaggcagttccgggagagggcgctcggggccatgaacagtggtctccgagttctttgaggacccgagaagacacagttccgggagagggtgctcggggccatgaatagtggtccctgagtacccgtagttctccgaggacccgagaaggcaccgTCCCAGGAGAGAGCGCtcgaggctatgaacagtggcccccgagcactcggagttccccgaggaccgagaagagacgtatccgggagagggtgctcggggctatggaTAGTAGTCCttgagcacccagagttcctcgagcacctgagaagccccttaccggtggaccccacaagggcttagcggtgaggtgtcaactggtgagaggctcgatgctgtatttaagagggagcgtggcctgtcacttccaaccactccccccacgcctgttgtcagtccctgccaccgcttggcagggaggcatggggacatttaatgcgacgggtctcATCACATGTCATCCtgcgcggcttggagatatcgtcactgggctcaaggcatatcgcctgccgctctgctatgtcagacctactctgaccgggcggccacgcggggttgctcggcgGCTGCCTGGTAGGCCCCCCTAATGTACCCGCTAAAAGgtggcgtaatgggcgacaggaccgcctaagggtgcattttcaacttcctgtaacatcaaactgcagccctaTGATAGTTGTtgtccatttatggctcatggggactcgcgtcctcctttctgggcacgccaagcctcccccaacGGGATAAAAGGGGGTGCACCTCGGAGAAGCAGAAGGTCATGACATATGAAGCACGAAGCCAAGTAGAAGCTCAAAGAGATCGGCGCTTGAAgactgaagctctagacttagacaaaaattcttgtaacacaagagatccagagaaatgtattcccagagcattaatagcatacacacaggagtatgaTATTACGCTctgtgtggcccgaacctgtctaaaatccctcgagcatttactcccactagaaTCCGATCATCCGTCGCCCCTACATCTCATATACTCGAATTAAATtcatgtacgaggtagattcagaatcatccccccggccgaatctcaaagggggtcccttaggatccccgcttgaggagttcatcctccgacagtattgGTCGTATTCTAATTGCAAATTAAATAAATGCTCAATCCATAAAAAGAATTTGTTGGCAATTAACATTTAAAAGTTTATCACAAAGATAACTTTCATTTGTCACATCATCACGTCGGTAGTGCATCAGTAACTATGAAATTATAGCATGTTACCACACAATTGGCAGCAGTATAATAAACAAACATCAACCATGCGGAGAGAggggcaaaaatctaaaattagacaatatataagGATATTTgtcgaaatagacaacatatagtcatatttattaatttagcatccATATTTGGTGCACGATGGATTTTTGATACACCGTatgccgaaaatggactgtattCAGCACACGGCGTGCCGAATATGGTATTATTGCATGTACACGCTGAacgagaaaaaagaaaaagagagggagacTTACAGCTTCGAGCCAGCGCAGGGGCAGCGACGGAGAGCACGAAGCAAGTGAGGAAGATGGAGAGGCGGAGCGCGGGCGGTGCCATCACTGCCGGCCGCCATCGTGGCCGCCGCGGAGGCAGCTTACTCTTCCCACCACCGGACAAGCTCCATCACACTCACCGCCCCCAGTAGGCCAGCATGGGCCCACTTACTTGAGCACCGGAGCTCGAAATTCGGCGATCCGAAGCTCACTCCGCGACGCGGTGGGCCACCCGCGCCGGTCGCATGAGCAGCTCCGCCAAATCCAAAAAATCCAACGGACAATTTGATGCTGCTGCGGGTTCGATAGCTTGTATGTTCGCACTGTGAGCTTTAATATCAATCCCATGGCACATTCTGCTTGGGTCGATGATAACAGTTGTCTTCATTTTTATCTCTACTAATTAAAAAATACGTAGGGGTTCCCACCAGGCAGGACGTCCTGCCACCCCTCCCCTGAGCTCTGATAGGTGGTCCCTCTTTCTCATCCAACACCAATCCCgatctctcctcttcctccttgttGCGTTCCCGTCACGGCGCCGCCCTCGCCATAGCAGCATCGCCTCTGCCCCTCCACTTTCCCATCCCATGTGAATAAAGCTGGAGGCACGCATCCTAAGCAAAGGCCTTGGTACTTGCCTCTGACGAGCTGGATCGTGACACCTGCCTCGGTCggggctagggttagggtttggctTGGCTCAGTCATCGCACCAACCCCGACGCCGATGCGCCGCGCATGATGGCGGTGAACTGCCTCTACGTCACAGCCGCCTCCGCAAAGGCTAATGCCACTGCGCTGCAGTGGTGGGCGGCATCGCTCCTCAACGATGAGGCCCAGGCAGGTGGTGACGGGGAATGGCTTGTGACCGTGCTGTGGTCACGGGTGCCCGTCACGGTGCTGGCGAATCTGGTGGCGCATGTGTTCCTCGTCCTCGTTCTCGCGCTCAAGGTGATTGCCTcggtttctcttcttcttccccgcTTGTGGGAGGCTACCTGCATGCTATTGATGTTGATGCGGGTTCAAATGGAGTGTTGAACTAATTGAGCTCATGGAGGTGGGTTTCGGTCCTGGGGGGCTAATCGCTTTAGCTTGCTGCGTGCTATTCATTGCTGTTCTGGTGGGCTATAAGCTGCTCTTTTGATGTGTTAATTTTGATTAGACAAAGGCTTTATCGGTTGTCTGCTTCTCCTCATGTCCTCATCGTTTAATAACTTTCATAAGCAGAGAGTTGGAAGTTGGCCCCGAAATAGGGAACCATTTAGGTTGTTAGTTCAAGAAAATAGCATGCTTCTCTAGATAATTACTTTTCTGTTATGCATGACTTGAGTTTAGACAACTATTCTTTTGCTTTTAGATGATTGTGCGGGAAGCGTTGAATTCCTCCTTAGATGAGGAAATGTCTGCAGATCCTTCTATTTTCTTGATGGGAGAAGAGGTACTACCAGTAGCCCCACTTGTCTGTTTTTCTCCCCTTTGTTTCTTTTGgtctaataattattatttttgtgatAGGTTGGGGAGTACCAAGGTGCATATAAGGTCAGTAATATTTCTAAAGATGTATGCTTCCTTCTATCTCCTTGTGGCAACTGAAAATTAATATACGAATGCTATTGGTGTTGAGCTTCTCTCCATTGGTGCTCTTTGCAGATATCAAAGGGATTGCTAGACAAGTATGGCCCCGATAGGGTTCTTGATACACTAATCACTGAGGTTATAGACCTGCAAAATGATCAATCATCATTGTCCATTCATAAGCTGTCAGTTTGATGTCATCACATATTAATACTGAATTGCTTTGTTTCTGTTCATGCTGGTTTTACTAGCATTGGTGTCGGTGCTGCCTACCATGGTCTTCGACCTATAGTAGAGTTTATAACATTTAATTTTTCAATGCAAGTCAGTTACTTATAAATAAAttcttctaatttatttatattgctTTATTTGAATGTGCTTTCTAATCCCCGCATTCCGCTCCTCCTTTCCTGTCCGCGATCCACGCGCCCTAGAATGGCGGCCCGCCAGCACCCCCCTCCCCCGCGTCTCTTCTGGCAATATTCGTGCACTCACTTCTCGCCTGGGGCTGTCCTCCTCTGTGCTAGATTTTGGGTTGGGGTGGACATCCGAGTACGCGGTCAACAAGCCGCTTGCCTCTATCCGTCCATTCCGCGAGGTGATTCCTCGCCGGACTCCAATCTTTGCTCGAACTCAATACCCCACGGCAAATCCTAAGTTGTGCTTTATAGTTGGATGTGCATAACTCACAGCATTACAGATTAAATAATTGTACTTCCATTGCACCATTGCGTCTATGGATTCAGTACATTTTTATGTACTGGTTGTTCACTTTACAGTAGTTTTGAATCATCTTTGAAAAGGTTTTGTTTGGCTTTCCAGATACTTCTTTTTATCAACATTGAGTTTCAGAAAACTAGAAAAATACAACACACGCAATGGACCATAACGCGTAAGCTAAACAGAGACAAAATGATTTCTTTTCAGCAACAAGACCATCGTGCAGTAGGTTTTTAATGCtatcttttataaaaaaaaatttgacatTCTGGATCTCTTTGTAATCCTTTTATTTTTGTCCCTCTGTTTTTCTCTTGAAGTTCCTTAATGCAGTTGTCAATATCTGGAGAGCTAATGAAGCAATGGAGTTTTCAATATCTGGATAGCTTAAGCTGATCAGATTCTTTCTTCTGTAGCAGTCTTTCTGCATGCTAAGCCATTGTACAGGGAGTTCCCTGCTTAATGACAGGTAGACAATCCATTAAATTATTTTGGTATTGATCTTTCACCTATTTGAATAATCCTCATCTTTCTCTTTTCATGCAAACATTAAACTCATAGATTTGCTTCCAAAAATAGATAGCTTGGAGGGTGCTGCTTTGAGCATCCAACATTCATGCCCAAAACTGTAAGAAATCCAATG
Protein-coding regions in this window:
- the LOC133895102 gene encoding aspartic proteinase nepenthesin-1-like, with the protein product MARHLHLLRLLCLAVVVTAARAMFHFNFGNDLGHPFGGSSYTRHEIWRRAALASKARVARQTARLGKVLGKSGDISAADVTISPYADQGHWLTVGIGTPPQPSKLIIDIGSGLTWTQCKLLSPMARQLEPLYDPGKSSSFSLLPCSSKQCQEAVFTNKSCTNNKCLYENDYGSNVKASGVLASETFTFGVHRNVSLSALAFGCGKLSSGSIAGASGIMGLSPSPLSLITQLSIPRFSYCFTPFAERKTSPLMFGAKADLSKYKTAGPIQTISILRNPVEDIYYYVPLVGLSLGTKRLDVPAASLALKPDGTGGTVVDSGTTMANLVEPAFKELKKAVLETVKLPVANRTVEEYQLCFALPRGVSMDKVQTPPLRLHFDGGAEMVLPRDNFFQEPSPELMCLAVVQTPDSFAPSVIGNVQQQNMHVLYDVGNRKFSFAPTQCDQL